From Streptomyces griseorubiginosus, one genomic window encodes:
- a CDS encoding NAD(P)/FAD-dependent oxidoreductase: MTETENNASRTYDVVVLGAGPVGENVADRTRAAGLSTAVVESELVGGECSYWACIPSKALLRPVIAQADARRVPGLSASVQGPLDTAAILARRNWFTSDWKDDGQVGWLQSVGVDLHRGHGRLSGERTVTVTASDGTRTVLTARHAVAVCTGTRAVLPDLPDLERVKPWTSREATSAQTAPGRLVVVGGGVVATEMATAWQALGSQVTLLVRGKGLLNRMEPFAGELVAEALTEAGVDVRTGTSVESVTRENGTVVVVTGTGDRIEADEILFATGRAPHTDDIGLDTIGREPGSWLEVDDSLRVTGSDWLYAVGDVNHRALLTHQGKYQARIAGAAIAARASGTSVQAEPWGAHTATADHAAVPQVVFTDPEAAAVGLSLAEAEQAGHRVRAVDYDLANVSGAGLYAEGYRGRARMVVDLEREILLGVTFVGPGVGELIHSATIAVAGQVPISRLWHAVPAFPTISEIWLRLLETYRDN; encoded by the coding sequence ATGACGGAAACGGAAAACAACGCCTCCCGCACCTACGACGTAGTGGTGCTCGGTGCCGGACCCGTGGGGGAGAACGTGGCCGACCGCACCCGCGCGGCGGGCCTGTCCACCGCGGTCGTGGAGAGCGAGCTGGTCGGCGGAGAGTGCTCCTACTGGGCCTGCATCCCGAGCAAGGCCCTGCTGCGGCCGGTGATCGCCCAGGCCGACGCCCGCCGGGTGCCGGGCCTGAGCGCGTCGGTGCAGGGCCCCCTCGACACGGCCGCGATCCTCGCCCGCCGCAACTGGTTCACCTCCGACTGGAAGGACGACGGCCAGGTCGGCTGGCTCCAGAGCGTCGGCGTCGACCTCCATCGCGGTCACGGCCGGCTCAGCGGGGAACGCACGGTCACGGTGACCGCCTCCGACGGCACGCGGACGGTGCTGACCGCCCGGCACGCCGTGGCCGTCTGCACCGGCACCCGGGCCGTCCTGCCCGACCTGCCGGACCTCGAACGGGTCAAACCGTGGACCAGCCGTGAGGCGACGAGCGCGCAGACGGCTCCAGGACGCCTTGTCGTGGTCGGCGGGGGAGTGGTCGCCACCGAGATGGCCACGGCCTGGCAGGCCCTCGGCTCGCAGGTCACCCTCCTGGTACGCGGGAAGGGCCTGCTCAACCGCATGGAGCCGTTCGCCGGCGAACTCGTCGCCGAGGCCCTCACCGAGGCCGGCGTCGACGTCCGCACCGGCACCTCGGTCGAGTCGGTGACGCGCGAGAACGGCACGGTCGTGGTCGTCACCGGCACCGGCGACCGCATCGAGGCCGACGAGATCCTCTTCGCCACCGGCCGCGCCCCGCACACCGACGACATCGGCCTCGACACGATCGGCCGGGAGCCCGGCAGCTGGCTGGAGGTCGACGACAGCCTCCGCGTCACCGGCAGCGACTGGCTCTACGCCGTCGGCGACGTCAACCACCGCGCGCTCCTCACCCACCAGGGCAAGTACCAGGCGCGCATCGCGGGCGCCGCCATCGCCGCCCGCGCCTCGGGCACGTCCGTCCAGGCGGAACCCTGGGGCGCGCACACGGCGACCGCCGACCACGCCGCCGTGCCCCAGGTCGTCTTCACCGACCCGGAGGCGGCCGCCGTGGGCCTCTCGCTGGCCGAGGCCGAACAGGCGGGCCACCGGGTCCGCGCGGTCGACTACGACCTCGCGAACGTCTCCGGTGCCGGGCTCTACGCCGAGGGCTACCGAGGTCGCGCCCGCATGGTCGTCGACCTGGAGCGCGAGATCCTCCTCGGCGTCACCTTCGTCGGCCCCGGCGTCGGCGAGCTGATCCACTCCGCCACGATCGCGGTCGCCGGGCAGGTCCCGATCAGCAGGCTGTGGCACGCGGTCCCGGCGTTCCCGACGATCAGCGAGATCTGGCTGCGGCTGCTGGAGACCTACCGGGACAACTAG
- a CDS encoding NAD(P)H-dependent oxidoreductase has product MSVRILALVGSLRAGSHNRQLAEAAVKHAPEGAEIVLYEGLAEIPFYNEDIDVEGSVPAAAAKLREAAQASDAFLFFSPEYNGTIPAVLKNAIDWLSRPYGAGAFAGKPVAVVGTAFGQFGGVWAQDETRKAVGIAGGKVLEDVKLSIPGSVVRFAETHPADDAEVAAQLAEVVAQLHSNAGEVAAA; this is encoded by the coding sequence ATGTCTGTTCGCATCCTTGCGCTCGTCGGATCCCTTCGCGCCGGTTCGCACAACCGCCAGCTCGCCGAGGCGGCCGTCAAGCACGCTCCCGAGGGCGCGGAGATCGTGCTCTACGAGGGCCTGGCCGAGATCCCCTTCTACAACGAGGACATCGACGTCGAGGGCAGCGTCCCGGCGGCCGCCGCCAAGCTGCGCGAGGCCGCGCAGGCCTCCGACGCGTTCCTGTTCTTCTCCCCCGAGTACAACGGCACCATCCCGGCCGTCCTGAAGAACGCCATCGACTGGCTGTCCCGTCCGTACGGCGCGGGTGCCTTCGCCGGCAAGCCGGTCGCCGTGGTCGGCACCGCGTTCGGCCAGTTCGGCGGCGTGTGGGCGCAGGACGAGACCCGCAAGGCCGTGGGCATCGCCGGCGGCAAGGTCCTCGAGGACGTCAAGCTGTCCATCCCGGGTTCCGTGGTCCGGTTCGCCGAGACGCACCCGGCGGACGACGCCGAGGTCGCCGCGCAGCTGGCCGAGGTCGTGGCTCAGCTGCACAGCAACGCGGGTGAGGTCGCGGCGGCCTGA
- a CDS encoding LLM class F420-dependent oxidoreductase, producing MRVGVHINRFNHPEGGPALGAELAAAGRAAEAAGVSWLSVMDHYFQMEFNGGAEDPMLEAYTTLGFLAAHTETVRLGALVTGVTYRHPGLLAKIATTLDVLSGGRATLGIGAAWYDREHEGLGVPFPPLAERFERLEEALRICLQMWDPAANGPFEGTHYRLAETLCVPAPVSSPRPEIMIGGSGEKKTLRLVARYGDACNLFATSPEEVAHKLDVLRGHCETEGRDYAEIRKTMTYSGEAADGEDLDAFTRDVTAYGKLGIDTVILGPRIGSPAQWIERFVAPAVARLAELD from the coding sequence ATGCGTGTGGGCGTGCACATCAACCGGTTCAACCATCCGGAGGGCGGCCCCGCGCTCGGCGCCGAGCTCGCCGCGGCGGGGCGTGCGGCCGAGGCCGCCGGGGTGAGCTGGCTGTCGGTGATGGACCACTACTTCCAGATGGAGTTCAACGGCGGCGCCGAGGACCCCATGCTGGAGGCCTACACGACGCTCGGCTTCCTCGCGGCCCACACCGAGACGGTACGGCTCGGCGCGCTGGTCACGGGAGTGACGTACCGCCACCCCGGCCTCCTCGCCAAGATCGCGACCACGCTCGACGTGCTCTCCGGCGGCCGCGCCACCCTCGGCATCGGAGCGGCCTGGTACGACCGCGAGCACGAAGGGCTCGGCGTGCCGTTCCCGCCGCTCGCGGAGCGCTTCGAGCGGCTGGAGGAGGCCCTGCGGATCTGTCTCCAGATGTGGGACCCGGCGGCGAACGGCCCCTTCGAGGGCACTCACTACCGGCTCGCCGAGACGCTGTGCGTGCCGGCCCCGGTCAGCAGTCCGCGCCCCGAGATCATGATCGGCGGCAGCGGCGAGAAGAAGACCCTGCGTCTCGTCGCCCGCTACGGCGACGCCTGCAACCTCTTCGCCACCTCACCGGAGGAGGTCGCGCACAAGCTCGACGTGCTGCGCGGCCACTGCGAGACCGAGGGCCGGGACTACGCCGAGATCCGCAAGACGATGACCTACTCGGGCGAGGCGGCCGACGGCGAGGACCTGGACGCCTTCACCCGGGACGTCACCGCCTACGGCAAGCTCGGCATCGACACGGTCATCCTGGGCCCGCGCATCGGATCCCCCGCCCAGTGGATCGAGCGGTTCGTGGCGCCGGCGGTGGCACGGCTGGCGGAACTGGACTAA
- a CDS encoding TerC/Alx family metal homeostasis membrane protein produces MNVSLSVWLLTVVALCVLVGADFFIGRKPHDVSVKEAGVWTVVWVVLACLFGLGLLLFGGGKPTGEFFAGYITEKSLSVDNLFVFVLIMGKFAVPSQYQQRVLMVGVIMALVLRAGFIAAGAAIISAFSWVFYLFGAFLIWTAWKLVQDARKGSHEEEYEENKLLKTVEKRFGVADRYHGTKLWIEQNGKRVMTPMLVVMLAIGSTDVLFALDSIPAIYGLTQDPYIIFTANAFALMGLRQLYFLIGGLLKKLVHLSYGLSIILGFIGVKLVLHALHESGVHVPEISIPVSLGFIVLVLTVTTLTSLRAAKRQEAAEVEQAA; encoded by the coding sequence GTGAACGTCTCTCTCAGCGTCTGGCTGCTGACCGTGGTCGCCCTGTGCGTCCTGGTCGGCGCCGACTTCTTCATCGGCCGCAAACCGCACGACGTGTCGGTCAAGGAGGCCGGCGTCTGGACCGTCGTCTGGGTCGTACTGGCCTGTCTCTTCGGACTCGGACTGCTCCTGTTCGGCGGCGGCAAGCCCACGGGCGAGTTCTTCGCCGGGTACATCACCGAGAAGTCGCTGAGCGTGGACAACCTCTTCGTGTTCGTCCTGATCATGGGGAAGTTCGCGGTGCCCTCGCAGTACCAGCAGCGGGTGCTGATGGTCGGCGTGATCATGGCGCTCGTGCTGCGCGCCGGGTTCATCGCGGCCGGCGCGGCGATCATCTCCGCGTTCTCCTGGGTGTTCTACCTCTTCGGCGCCTTCCTCATCTGGACCGCCTGGAAGCTCGTGCAGGACGCCCGCAAGGGCAGCCACGAGGAGGAGTACGAGGAGAACAAGCTGCTGAAGACGGTGGAGAAGCGCTTCGGCGTGGCCGACCGCTACCACGGCACCAAGCTGTGGATCGAGCAGAACGGCAAGCGGGTCATGACCCCGATGCTGGTCGTGATGCTCGCGATCGGCTCCACCGACGTGCTGTTCGCCCTGGACTCCATCCCCGCGATCTACGGCCTCACCCAGGACCCGTACATCATCTTCACCGCCAACGCCTTCGCCCTGATGGGCCTGCGGCAGCTGTACTTCCTCATCGGCGGCCTGCTGAAGAAGCTGGTCCACCTCAGCTACGGCCTGTCCATCATCCTCGGCTTCATCGGCGTCAAACTCGTGCTGCACGCCCTGCACGAGTCCGGCGTGCACGTCCCCGAGATCAGCATCCCCGTCTCCCTCGGCTTCATCGTCCTCGTCCTCACCGTCACCACCCTCACGAGCCTGCGGGCCGCCAAGCGACAGGAGGCGGCGGAGGTGGAACAAGCGGCGTGA
- a CDS encoding TetR/AcrR family transcriptional regulator, with the protein MLYAGVMSATLPPFPNPQEPLDKPQLLEVGSAPDEPCLRADAARNRARLLEAATRLIAEHGVAGVTMEAVATAAGVGKGTVFRRFGDRTGLLMALLDHSARTLQADFLGGPPPLGPGAPPVDRLRALGVALLYRSAEQLDLLLAAQSEPTRRHSHPSARALHMHTTMLLRQILPDADCDLLAQTLMAYLDPALIHHLTRQCGMPLGRLEHGWNDLVARVTGTDPLR; encoded by the coding sequence ATGCTTTACGCTGGCGTCATGTCCGCGACCCTGCCGCCGTTCCCGAACCCTCAGGAGCCCCTCGACAAGCCCCAGCTCCTGGAGGTCGGCTCCGCCCCTGACGAGCCGTGCCTGCGAGCCGACGCGGCCCGCAACCGCGCCCGTCTGCTGGAGGCCGCGACCCGGCTGATCGCGGAGCACGGTGTGGCGGGAGTCACCATGGAGGCGGTCGCCACCGCGGCCGGCGTCGGCAAGGGCACGGTCTTCCGCCGTTTCGGCGACCGCACCGGACTGCTCATGGCGCTCCTCGACCACTCCGCGCGCACGCTCCAGGCGGACTTCCTCGGCGGCCCGCCCCCGCTGGGCCCGGGCGCCCCGCCGGTGGACCGGCTCCGGGCGCTCGGCGTGGCGCTGCTGTACCGCTCCGCCGAGCAGCTGGACCTGCTGCTGGCCGCGCAGTCCGAGCCGACCCGCCGCCACTCCCACCCGTCGGCGCGTGCGCTGCACATGCACACCACGATGCTGCTGCGGCAGATCCTCCCGGACGCCGACTGCGACCTCCTGGCCCAGACGCTGATGGCGTATCTCGACCCGGCCCTCATCCACCACCTCACCCGGCAGTGCGGCATGCCGCTGGGGCGCCTGGAGCACGGCTGGAACGACCTCGTCGCCCGCGTGACCGGCACCGATCCGCTGCGCTGA
- a CDS encoding LysR family transcriptional regulator, protein MIDLRRLHVLRAVAHYGTVTAAAQALHFTPSAASQQIRQLARDLGVDLLEPQGRGIRLTPAAESLLAHADAIQARWEQAELDLRAEHGEPAGPLRVGGLSVAVSVLLAPMAVRLRERHPRLAVSVQELGIPESFDLLFEGAIDLAVVEATPHNPPLSDPRYDQQPLLDEPFDLVVPDDHPLAHRDRVDLADAAHEDWIAPVVDSPCRTHVMSACGAAGFTPSVVHHAVEWNVTAHLVAHRLGVALIPRLAHLTPDLPITRVRCEGGPHRKLLTCTRSGAQERPAIAAAVRELRALARTAVK, encoded by the coding sequence ATGATTGACCTGCGCCGGCTCCATGTCCTCAGAGCGGTCGCCCACTACGGCACGGTCACCGCGGCCGCCCAAGCCCTGCACTTCACCCCGTCCGCGGCCTCCCAGCAGATCCGCCAACTCGCCCGCGACCTGGGCGTCGACCTCCTCGAACCCCAGGGCCGCGGGATCCGTCTCACCCCGGCCGCCGAGAGCCTGCTCGCGCACGCCGACGCGATCCAGGCCCGCTGGGAACAGGCCGAACTCGATCTGCGCGCCGAGCACGGCGAGCCCGCGGGACCGCTGCGGGTGGGTGGTCTCTCCGTGGCCGTGTCGGTGCTGCTCGCCCCGATGGCGGTCCGGCTCCGTGAGCGGCACCCCCGACTGGCGGTCAGCGTCCAGGAGTTGGGCATTCCGGAGAGCTTCGACCTGCTCTTCGAGGGGGCGATCGACCTGGCCGTCGTGGAGGCGACCCCGCACAACCCGCCCCTGAGCGACCCCCGCTACGACCAACAGCCCCTGCTGGACGAACCGTTCGACCTGGTCGTACCCGACGATCACCCGCTGGCCCACCGCGACCGGGTGGATCTCGCGGACGCGGCCCACGAGGACTGGATCGCCCCCGTCGTGGACAGCCCGTGCCGCACGCACGTCATGTCGGCCTGCGGCGCGGCCGGCTTCACCCCGAGCGTGGTCCACCACGCCGTGGAGTGGAACGTCACCGCGCACCTGGTCGCCCACCGCCTGGGCGTGGCCCTGATCCCCCGCCTGGCCCACCTGACCCCCGACCTGCCGATCACAAGGGTCCGCTGCGAGGGCGGCCCGCACCGAAAGCTGCTCACCTGCACGCGCTCCGGAGCGCAGGAACGCCCGGCGATCGCGGCGGCAGTGCGGGAACTGAGGGCTCTGGCGAGGACCGCGGTGAAGTGA
- a CDS encoding 4-hydroxybenzoate 3-monooxygenase: MRTTVGIIGGGPAGLLLARMLHRAGVDCVVLESRTREYVEHRQRAGMLEQGTVDVLRACGAADRLEAQGLVHRGIELRFAGERHHIDFPALTGGRTVTIYAQTEIVKDLVALQLAEGPPLLFEAEALAVEKPDSDAPVVRFRHEGREQTLTCDWIAGCDGFHGISREAVPAAVSRTYEHEYPYSWLGVLADVAPSCEELIYARGERGFALHSMRSPSVSRLYLQVPNGTDAADWSDERIWDELAARFAIDADWTLARGPITAKSVTTMRSYVHEPMRHGRLLLAGDAAHIVPPTGAKGLNLAVSDVSVLARALTEVCRTGSTQLIDTYAELCLSRVWQATRFSDDMTRMLHAQPNGDAFESRMQLARLRRITASRHAAAELAANYTGLPLPV, encoded by the coding sequence ATGCGCACCACGGTCGGGATCATCGGCGGCGGCCCCGCCGGACTGCTCCTCGCGCGCATGCTGCACCGCGCCGGCGTGGACTGCGTCGTCCTGGAGAGCAGGACGCGGGAGTACGTCGAGCACCGGCAGCGCGCGGGCATGCTGGAGCAGGGCACGGTCGACGTCCTGCGCGCGTGCGGCGCCGCCGACCGGCTGGAGGCGCAGGGCCTGGTCCACCGGGGCATCGAGCTGCGGTTCGCGGGGGAGCGCCACCACATCGACTTCCCCGCGCTCACCGGCGGCCGTACGGTCACCATCTACGCCCAGACCGAGATCGTGAAAGACCTCGTCGCGCTCCAACTGGCCGAAGGGCCCCCGCTGTTGTTCGAGGCGGAGGCCCTCGCGGTCGAGAAGCCGGACAGCGACGCCCCCGTGGTGCGGTTCCGGCACGAGGGCCGCGAACAGACGCTCACCTGCGACTGGATCGCCGGCTGCGACGGCTTCCACGGCATCTCCCGCGAGGCTGTTCCGGCGGCGGTGAGCCGGACGTACGAGCACGAGTACCCGTACTCCTGGCTCGGCGTCCTCGCCGATGTCGCGCCCTCCTGCGAGGAGTTGATCTACGCTCGCGGTGAGCGCGGTTTCGCGCTGCACAGCATGCGCTCACCCTCCGTCTCCCGCCTCTACCTCCAGGTCCCCAACGGCACCGACGCCGCCGACTGGTCCGACGAGCGCATCTGGGACGAGCTCGCCGCCCGCTTCGCCATCGACGCGGACTGGACCCTCGCCAGGGGCCCGATCACCGCCAAGTCCGTGACGACGATGCGCAGTTACGTGCACGAGCCGATGCGGCACGGCCGTCTGCTGCTCGCCGGGGACGCCGCGCACATCGTGCCGCCGACCGGGGCCAAGGGGCTCAACCTCGCCGTGTCGGACGTGTCCGTCCTCGCCCGGGCCCTGACCGAGGTGTGCCGCACAGGATCGACACAACTGATCGACACATATGCGGAGTTGTGTCTTTCTCGTGTGTGGCAGGCCACCCGCTTCTCGGATGACATGACTAGGATGTTGCACGCTCAACCAAACGGGGATGCGTTCGAGAGCCGGATGCAGCTCGCACGGCTGCGCCGTATCACCGCATCCCGCCATGCGGCCGCCGAACTGGCCGCGAACTACACGGGACTACCGCTCCCCGTGTGA
- a CDS encoding aldehyde dehydrogenase family protein: protein MSLLDPKSWQPHPLSGPEYAVTEPATGDTLASVTLATGEDVERSAEAARAAQAEWARLPHFVRAGVLRKAGDLFAAHADELRGWLVRESGSIPGKADFELHVAAQECYEAAALASRPAGQVLPSEAPRLSYTRRVPVGVVGVISPFNAPLILSIRSVAPALALGNAVILKPDPRTAVCGGLSLAAVFAEAGLPEGLFHVLPGGPDVGQALVADPRVPVVSFTGSTAAGRAVGEAAGRHLKRAHLELGGNSALIVLEDADIEAVISTAAWGSFFHQGQICMTTGRHLVHESLYAEYVERLAAKADSLAVGDPNREQVHLGPIIDDNQLAKVHGLVEASTAQGAKLAAGGTHDRLFYRPTVLAGLDDSTPAYAEEVFGPVAPVRSFSTADEAAALAAAGPYGLSLGIVTGDAARGLDLAERIPTGIVHINDQTVNDEAVAPFGGIAASGTGARFGGEANVEAFTDVRWTTVRADVATYPF from the coding sequence ATGTCGTTGCTCGACCCCAAGAGCTGGCAGCCCCACCCCCTGTCGGGACCTGAGTACGCCGTCACCGAACCCGCCACCGGCGACACACTCGCCTCCGTCACGCTCGCCACGGGCGAGGACGTGGAGCGCTCCGCAGAGGCCGCCCGCGCCGCCCAGGCCGAGTGGGCCCGGCTCCCGCACTTCGTCCGCGCCGGGGTGCTGCGCAAGGCCGGCGACCTGTTCGCCGCGCACGCCGACGAACTGCGCGGCTGGCTCGTCCGCGAGTCCGGTTCCATCCCCGGCAAGGCCGACTTCGAGCTGCACGTGGCCGCCCAGGAGTGCTACGAGGCCGCCGCCCTCGCCTCCCGCCCCGCGGGCCAGGTCCTGCCCAGCGAGGCGCCGAGGCTGTCGTACACCCGCCGGGTCCCGGTCGGTGTGGTGGGCGTGATCTCGCCCTTCAACGCCCCGCTGATCCTGTCGATCCGTTCCGTCGCCCCGGCCCTCGCCCTCGGCAACGCGGTGATCCTCAAGCCGGACCCGCGCACCGCGGTCTGCGGCGGTCTCTCCCTCGCCGCGGTCTTCGCGGAGGCGGGGCTTCCGGAGGGCCTGTTCCACGTCCTGCCCGGCGGCCCGGACGTCGGCCAGGCCCTGGTCGCCGACCCGCGGGTCCCCGTCGTCTCCTTCACCGGGTCCACCGCGGCCGGCCGTGCCGTGGGCGAGGCGGCCGGACGCCACCTCAAGCGCGCCCACCTGGAGCTCGGCGGCAACTCCGCCCTGATCGTCCTGGAGGACGCCGACATCGAGGCCGTGATCTCCACGGCGGCCTGGGGATCCTTCTTCCACCAGGGCCAGATCTGCATGACGACGGGCCGCCACCTGGTCCACGAGTCGCTGTACGCGGAGTACGTCGAGCGGCTCGCCGCCAAGGCCGACTCGCTCGCCGTCGGCGACCCCAACCGGGAACAGGTCCACCTCGGCCCGATCATCGACGACAACCAGCTCGCCAAGGTGCACGGCCTCGTCGAGGCCAGCACCGCCCAGGGCGCCAAACTGGCCGCCGGCGGCACGCACGACAGGCTCTTCTACCGGCCCACGGTCCTCGCGGGCCTCGACGACAGCACCCCCGCCTACGCGGAGGAGGTCTTCGGACCCGTCGCGCCCGTCCGGTCCTTCTCCACCGCCGACGAGGCGGCCGCACTGGCCGCCGCCGGGCCGTACGGCCTCTCCCTCGGCATCGTCACCGGGGACGCGGCCCGCGGCCTCGACCTGGCGGAGCGCATCCCGACCGGCATCGTGCACATCAACGACCAGACCGTGAACGACGAGGCCGTCGCGCCCTTCGGCGGGATCGCCGCGTCCGGCACCGGCGCCCGCTTCGGCGGTGAGGCCAATGTGGAGGCCTTCACCGACGTGCGCTGGACGACGGTACGCGCGGACGTGGCGACGTACCCCTTCTAG
- the trxA gene encoding thioredoxin produces MSSTVELTKENFDQTVTDNEFVLIDFWASWCGPCRQFAPVYEKAAEDNPDLVFGKVDTEAQPELAQAFGIQSIPTLMIVRDQVAVFAQPGALPEAALTDVIGQARKLDMDEVRKAVAEQQAQAEQNDR; encoded by the coding sequence ATGAGCAGCACCGTGGAGCTCACCAAGGAGAACTTCGACCAGACGGTCACGGACAACGAGTTCGTCCTGATCGACTTCTGGGCGTCCTGGTGCGGTCCTTGCCGCCAGTTCGCGCCGGTCTACGAGAAGGCCGCCGAGGACAACCCCGACCTGGTGTTCGGCAAGGTGGACACCGAGGCCCAGCCGGAGCTGGCCCAGGCCTTCGGCATCCAGTCGATCCCGACGCTGATGATCGTCCGCGACCAGGTCGCGGTGTTCGCCCAGCCCGGGGCGCTGCCCGAGGCCGCCCTGACGGACGTCATCGGGCAGGCCCGCAAGCTGGACATGGACGAGGTCCGCAAGGCCGTGGCCGAGCAGCAGGCCCAGGCCGAGCAGAACGACCGGTAA
- a CDS encoding alpha/beta hydrolase: protein MTHVPPPFDPELAAALDLIKDVISPALTLDEIDLVRQGPGIQMLADLDLTLDGFFEVEDRSVPGPEGAPEISLLIARPVSPAPSGTGRPVIYHVHGGGMILGNNRVGIDGPLAWAKQLDAVVVSVEYRLAPEHPHPAPVEDVYAGLVWTAEHAGEIGGDAERIVIAGASAGGGLSAALALLTRDRKGPRPIGQLLMCPMLDDRNDSPSTYQMAGLGVWDRTANETGWTALLGDRRGGPDVPAYAAPARAEDLSGLPPAFLDVGSAETFRDEVVAYASRIWQAGGVAELHVWPGGFHGFDGFAPQAALSQAARAAHVAWLGRLLGS, encoded by the coding sequence ATGACGCATGTGCCGCCCCCGTTCGACCCCGAGCTCGCCGCCGCCCTGGATCTGATCAAGGACGTGATCTCGCCCGCCCTCACGCTGGACGAGATCGACCTCGTACGCCAGGGACCGGGCATCCAGATGCTGGCCGACCTGGACCTGACGCTGGACGGGTTCTTCGAGGTCGAGGACCGGTCGGTGCCGGGGCCCGAGGGCGCCCCGGAGATCTCCCTCCTGATCGCCCGGCCGGTCTCCCCCGCGCCTTCCGGTACCGGGCGTCCGGTGATCTACCACGTCCACGGCGGCGGCATGATCCTCGGCAACAACCGCGTCGGCATCGACGGCCCGCTCGCCTGGGCCAAGCAACTGGACGCCGTGGTGGTGTCGGTGGAGTACCGGCTGGCACCCGAGCATCCGCATCCGGCGCCTGTGGAGGACGTGTACGCCGGGCTCGTGTGGACCGCCGAGCACGCCGGGGAGATCGGTGGCGACGCCGAGCGGATCGTGATCGCGGGGGCGAGTGCCGGTGGCGGTCTGTCGGCGGCGCTGGCACTGCTCACCCGGGACCGGAAGGGGCCCCGGCCGATCGGTCAGCTGCTGATGTGCCCGATGCTGGACGACCGCAACGACAGTCCCTCGACGTACCAGATGGCGGGGCTGGGGGTGTGGGACCGTACGGCCAACGAGACCGGGTGGACGGCGTTGCTGGGCGACCGGCGGGGCGGGCCGGACGTGCCCGCCTACGCGGCACCGGCCAGGGCGGAGGACCTCTCGGGCCTGCCGCCGGCCTTCCTCGACGTGGGCTCCGCGGAGACGTTCCGGGACGAGGTCGTCGCGTACGCGTCCCGGATCTGGCAGGCGGGCGGAGTGGCGGAACTCCACGTCTGGCCCGGCGGCTTCCACGGCTTCGACGGCTTCGCTCCGCAGGCGGCACTGTCCCAGGCGGCGCGGGCGGCGCATGTGGCGTGGTTGGGGAGGTTGCTGGGCAGCTAG
- a CDS encoding LacI family DNA-binding transcriptional regulator — MTIVMVQIQNTSASSLPRSVPTSADVARLAGVSRATVSYVLNNTSAVRISEPTRRRVHAAAKELGYVPHAAARSLRAGHSRMVLMPAPSIPVGPLYSQFINELQWALGRLDYTVVQYGSVGLQGEEAARAWAELRPVAVLVPGIGLGPQGVSLLRRSGARAVVTLAPEAVEGAHALLMDHERVGHCAATHLYARGRRRIGVVVPEETGLEGFSLPRLAGARRALLGTDATLTELPLAFEEQSAVGLAARWRELGLDSVFAYNDEYAMLLMRALQDEGLRIPEDTAVIGADDLLLGRLLRPRLSTVHIELPSGRELAELVDRAVREPGAATETHTVLGATVVHRDSS; from the coding sequence ATGACGATCGTCATGGTGCAGATACAGAACACGTCCGCGTCCTCTTTACCGCGCTCCGTGCCCACGAGTGCCGATGTGGCCCGCCTCGCCGGCGTCTCGCGTGCGACCGTCTCCTACGTCCTCAACAACACCAGCGCCGTCCGGATCAGCGAGCCCACCCGCCGCCGCGTCCACGCCGCCGCGAAAGAGCTCGGGTACGTCCCGCACGCCGCCGCCCGCAGCCTGCGCGCCGGGCACAGCCGCATGGTTCTGATGCCCGCCCCGTCCATCCCGGTCGGCCCGCTCTACAGCCAGTTCATCAACGAACTCCAATGGGCCCTCGGCCGCCTGGACTACACCGTCGTCCAGTACGGCAGTGTCGGCCTCCAGGGCGAGGAGGCGGCCCGCGCCTGGGCCGAGCTGCGCCCGGTCGCCGTCCTGGTGCCCGGCATCGGACTCGGCCCCCAGGGCGTCTCGCTGCTCCGCCGCTCCGGCGCCCGGGCCGTGGTCACGCTCGCCCCCGAGGCGGTCGAGGGCGCCCATGCCCTGCTCATGGACCACGAGCGCGTCGGCCACTGCGCCGCCACCCACCTGTACGCGCGCGGCCGGCGCCGCATCGGCGTGGTGGTGCCCGAGGAGACCGGCCTGGAGGGCTTCTCGCTGCCCCGCCTCGCGGGTGCGCGGCGTGCCCTGCTCGGCACGGACGCCACGCTCACCGAGCTGCCGCTCGCCTTCGAGGAGCAGTCCGCGGTCGGGCTCGCCGCCCGCTGGCGGGAGCTCGGTCTCGACTCCGTGTTCGCATACAACGACGAATACGCGATGCTGTTGATGCGAGCCCTTCAGGACGAGGGGCTGCGCATACCGGAGGACACGGCGGTGATCGGCGCCGACGACCTGCTCCTCGGCCGGCTGCTGCGGCCCCGGCTCAGCACCGTCCACATCGAGCTGCCGTCCGGCCGTGAGCTGGCCGAACTGGTCGACCGCGCGGTGCGCGAACCGGGCGCCGCGACCGAGACGCACACGGTGCTGGGTGCCACGGTGGTGCACCGCGACTCCAGCTGA